A portion of the Streptomyces erythrochromogenes genome contains these proteins:
- a CDS encoding serine hydrolase domain-containing protein: protein MTLRTTATAARVALVGLAAAAMAATTLTVPAQAAPDPGPDPAADRAAARAGHAATRRAMDAEVRAGIPGITAQARDTRGVWKAASGVGDLATGTPRGTDDRFRIGSITKTFVAVVLLQMETEGKLRLDDTVEHHLPGLVRGNGNDGGTITVRRLLNHTSGLFDYLADEEYLQTYMLGDGYLRHRYDTLPPAQHVQVALSHPPLFSPGDRFSYSNTNYVLAALIIEKAGGRSYEAEVRDRIIRPLGLKATTNPGNSIHIPRPSSRAYSKLFAQAPDRIDDVTEMNGSQGRADGDIISTAGDLNRFYRALMRGELLAPRQLAAMKTTVEIRERPDMAYGLGITRMRTSCGTTLWGHGGGMVGSTSLAVTTENGGHQLAYNRNGDWSLPTAPEAIMEAEYCPTPTPTPAPAPAS from the coding sequence ATGACGTTACGCACGACCGCTACGGCCGCACGGGTCGCCCTGGTGGGCCTGGCGGCGGCCGCGATGGCGGCCACCACCCTCACCGTCCCCGCCCAGGCCGCCCCCGACCCCGGCCCGGACCCCGCCGCGGACCGGGCCGCCGCGCGGGCGGGGCACGCGGCGACCCGGCGCGCCATGGACGCCGAAGTCCGGGCCGGCATCCCCGGCATCACGGCCCAGGCCCGCGACACCCGCGGCGTCTGGAAGGCGGCCTCCGGCGTCGGCGACCTGGCCACCGGCACCCCCCGCGGCACCGACGACCGGTTCCGGATCGGCAGCATCACCAAGACCTTCGTGGCCGTCGTCCTGCTCCAGATGGAAACGGAAGGCAAACTCCGCCTCGACGACACCGTCGAGCACCATCTGCCGGGCCTGGTGAGGGGCAACGGCAACGACGGCGGCACGATCACCGTGCGCCGGCTCCTCAACCACACCTCCGGCCTCTTCGACTACCTGGCCGACGAGGAGTACCTGCAGACGTACATGCTCGGCGACGGCTACCTGCGGCACCGCTACGACACCCTGCCGCCCGCCCAGCACGTGCAGGTGGCCCTCTCCCACCCGCCGCTGTTCTCTCCCGGCGACCGCTTCTCGTACTCCAACACCAACTACGTCCTGGCCGCGCTGATCATCGAGAAGGCGGGCGGACGTTCCTACGAGGCCGAGGTCCGCGACCGCATCATCAGGCCCCTGGGCCTCAAGGCCACCACCAACCCCGGCAACAGCATCCACATCCCCCGCCCCAGCAGCCGCGCCTACTCCAAACTGTTCGCGCAGGCCCCCGACCGGATCGACGACGTCACCGAGATGAACGGCTCGCAGGGCCGGGCCGACGGCGACATCATCTCCACCGCCGGCGACCTCAACCGCTTCTACCGCGCCCTGATGCGCGGCGAGCTCCTCGCCCCCCGCCAGCTGGCCGCCATGAAGACCACGGTGGAGATCCGCGAACGCCCCGACATGGCCTACGGGCTCGGCATCACCCGGATGCGCACGAGCTGCGGCACCACGCTGTGGGGCCACGGCGGAGGCATGGTCGGCTCGACCTCCCTGGCCGTCACCACCGAGAACGGCGGCCACCAGCTCGCCTACAACCGCAACGGGGACTGGAGCCTGCCGACCGCCCCGGAGGCCATCATGGAAGCCGAATACTGCCCCACCCCCACCCCCACCCCCGCCCCCGCCCCCGCTTCCTGA
- a CDS encoding YqjF family protein — protein MPPTPPAEPPEPAEQPPGPAEQPAGPAEPITADPPRPARAHRPLLTQSWLDLAFLHWPADPADVAPLLPAGTTPDTLDGLTYVGLVAFRMHRVGWFRLPGIPYLGSFPETNVRLYSVDAHGRRGVVFRSLDASRLLPVLAARTAFRLPYVWSRMSVRRDGPTLTYTSSRRWPGPRGAHSTITVRTGERIEEPTALEHFLTARWGMHSDFGGRLLYLPNSHPRWPLHRAELLGCDENLVAAAGLRPPAGPPVSVLYSPGVPVRFTRPPRRPN, from the coding sequence ATGCCGCCCACGCCGCCCGCCGAGCCCCCCGAGCCCGCAGAGCAGCCTCCCGGGCCCGCAGAGCAGCCTGCCGGGCCCGCCGAGCCGATAACGGCCGATCCGCCCCGCCCCGCCCGCGCGCACAGGCCCCTGCTCACCCAGTCCTGGCTCGACCTGGCCTTCCTGCACTGGCCCGCCGACCCCGCCGACGTCGCCCCGCTGCTCCCGGCCGGCACCACGCCGGACACCCTGGACGGCCTCACCTACGTCGGCCTCGTCGCGTTCCGCATGCACCGCGTCGGCTGGTTCCGCCTCCCCGGCATCCCCTACCTGGGCTCCTTCCCCGAGACCAACGTCCGCCTCTACTCGGTCGACGCCCACGGCCGCCGCGGCGTGGTCTTCCGCTCCCTCGACGCCTCCCGCCTCCTCCCGGTCCTCGCCGCCCGCACCGCGTTCCGCCTCCCGTACGTGTGGTCACGCATGTCGGTCCGCCGCGACGGCCCCACCCTCACCTACACCAGCAGCCGGCGCTGGCCCGGCCCGCGCGGCGCGCACAGCACGATCACCGTGCGGACCGGCGAACGCATCGAGGAGCCGACCGCCCTCGAACACTTCCTGACCGCCCGCTGGGGCATGCACAGCGACTTCGGCGGCCGGCTGCTGTACCTGCCCAACAGCCACCCGCGCTGGCCGCTGCACCGCGCCGAACTCCTCGGCTGCGACGAGAACCTGGTGGCCGCCGCCGGCCTGCGGCCGCCCGCCGGCCCGCCCGTGAGCGTGCTGTACTCCCCGGGAGTCCCCGTACGGTTCACCCGCCCGCCCCGCCGGCCGAACTGA
- a CDS encoding NUDIX domain-containing protein has protein sequence MTSAPPAPTVPFSRIKIRTAALVFCGDEVALIRRDRAGSTHYSPPGGNVEDGEDLTCALRRELAEELGLDIGLAEGGDLLWVVDQRVTRPGPTPPPRKLHLIHRLHITPELRATLAEEELDEQPDGSHEVGVIEWIDYRGAAGLPLFPPIGAALAALPDPRAATADAALAAVTDDNYTWV, from the coding sequence ATGACTTCCGCTCCCCCGGCACCGACGGTCCCGTTCTCCCGCATCAAGATCCGCACCGCGGCCCTGGTGTTCTGCGGGGACGAGGTCGCGCTCATCCGCCGCGACCGCGCCGGCTCCACCCACTACAGCCCGCCGGGCGGGAACGTGGAGGACGGCGAGGACCTCACCTGCGCCCTGCGCCGGGAGCTCGCCGAGGAACTCGGCCTGGACATCGGCCTCGCCGAGGGCGGCGACCTGCTGTGGGTCGTCGACCAGCGCGTCACCCGTCCCGGGCCCACACCGCCCCCGCGCAAGCTGCACCTGATCCACCGCCTGCACATCACCCCCGAGCTGCGCGCCACCCTCGCCGAGGAGGAACTGGACGAACAGCCCGACGGGAGCCACGAGGTCGGCGTGATCGAGTGGATCGACTACCGCGGGGCCGCCGGGCTCCCGCTCTTCCCGCCGATCGGTGCCGCTCTCGCCGCGCTGCCCGACCCCCGCGCGGCCACCGCCGACGCCGCCCTGGCCGCCGTCACCGACGACAACTACACGTGGGTGTGA
- a CDS encoding DUF6493 family protein, whose protein sequence is MNTLLDAVRTGRCDLVTTLITPLTAGERRALLPELTTLRREIRTWDWSRRWDAEPTLRALHLAGAACHTGPAAAASWIAARDLRDGRTRDTARLAALLAARDPAWRADVAHRLAARTATVEDDYPLIRALLEGTEAPAPTTDGFVHAWARATTTGTDTTTTTTSSSTGRRPRPRPRPLRVALREDPYTAELVPRLFETAEPAPSLTWYDDPQTPGRWPAELAHLATEGTVERRALLTGTVNRLLRGGRTGHLAFYTDLLDVLDLTADERAEHTADWIALAADAPSPTAGRAQQTLTALFEAGRLPAERLAEMSQSVLFRPEKKLVRAQLVLLGKALRRDREDRFTLLPATAAAFGHPDTALQEKALKLVATHLRPDDDALRADLAFDAEQLGPALRRTAAALLGTIADPAGGTGTDGYEETLPAAPARRPLTTAGQPIARTVELVAALAKTNAPTAEETETALDLLVRHAHQDRTALAAALRPALADRHWAREDAGHADPAHLSAPELLAAAVLGRLDPADLSPRRPINGRGFGQHCIHDALQRVTTARAREAALRLLTDPLPFLLATPTWDCGTLEPHDLITRLTAYARQGAEPAPADFAQALLRVRRDPQAAAAADALATPEGRRLAAWLTADGEPAPHTRHVSDRDRGPRTWWGAERLTVRRIVLEVPEHPVIQKEFPPVFHPLGRPRTGSPHCWHWRGQELAHLAVLPQDRETQAVWLLPDLTECAIDEDRGAGEVLSRLAELGGPAGPALHLAVATGLGARHAEDRLAAVDALLVLAARRELDTALLGRDLAELLSLGTVKPNRLADAARTAAATGAYATTWAFLAGALPAVLTDGPARGAGELLAVAADCAEHCRPGGPPPEGLAPAAARKGTSQLATQARRLHTALTTTAG, encoded by the coding sequence ATGAACACCCTCCTCGACGCCGTCCGCACCGGCCGCTGCGACCTGGTCACCACCCTGATCACCCCCCTCACCGCCGGCGAACGCCGCGCCCTCCTGCCCGAACTGACCACCCTGCGGCGCGAGATACGCACCTGGGACTGGAGCCGCCGCTGGGACGCCGAGCCCACCCTGCGCGCCCTGCACCTCGCCGGAGCCGCCTGCCACACCGGCCCGGCCGCCGCCGCCTCCTGGATCGCCGCCCGCGACCTGCGCGACGGCCGCACCCGCGACACCGCCCGGCTGGCCGCGCTCCTCGCCGCCCGCGACCCCGCCTGGCGCGCCGACGTCGCCCACCGCCTCGCCGCCCGCACCGCCACCGTCGAGGACGACTACCCCCTCATCCGCGCCCTCCTGGAAGGCACCGAAGCCCCCGCCCCCACCACCGACGGCTTCGTCCACGCCTGGGCCCGGGCGACCACCACCGGCACCGACACCACCACCACCACGACCAGCAGCAGTACCGGACGCCGCCCCCGCCCCCGCCCCCGTCCCCTGCGGGTCGCCCTGCGCGAAGACCCCTACACCGCCGAACTCGTACCCCGCCTGTTCGAAACCGCCGAACCCGCCCCCTCCCTCACCTGGTACGACGACCCCCAAACCCCCGGCCGCTGGCCCGCCGAACTCGCCCACCTGGCCACCGAAGGCACCGTGGAGCGCCGCGCCCTCCTCACCGGCACCGTCAACCGCCTGCTGCGCGGCGGCCGCACCGGCCACCTCGCCTTCTACACCGACCTCCTCGACGTCCTCGACCTCACCGCCGACGAACGCGCCGAGCACACCGCGGACTGGATCGCCCTGGCCGCCGACGCACCCTCACCCACCGCCGGCCGCGCCCAGCAGACCCTCACCGCGCTCTTCGAAGCCGGCCGACTCCCCGCCGAACGCCTCGCCGAGATGTCGCAGTCCGTCCTCTTCCGCCCCGAGAAGAAACTCGTCCGCGCCCAGCTCGTCCTGCTCGGCAAGGCCCTGCGCCGCGACCGGGAGGACCGCTTCACCCTGCTGCCCGCCACCGCCGCCGCCTTCGGCCACCCCGACACCGCCCTGCAGGAGAAAGCACTCAAACTCGTCGCCACCCACCTGCGCCCCGACGACGACGCCCTGCGCGCCGACCTCGCCTTCGACGCCGAACAGCTCGGCCCCGCCCTGCGGCGCACGGCCGCCGCCCTGCTCGGAACCATCGCCGACCCCGCCGGCGGCACAGGCACCGACGGCTACGAGGAGACCCTCCCCGCCGCACCCGCCCGCCGCCCCCTCACCACCGCCGGCCAGCCCATCGCCCGGACCGTCGAACTCGTCGCCGCCCTCGCCAAGACCAACGCACCGACCGCCGAGGAGACCGAGACCGCCCTCGACCTCCTGGTCCGCCACGCACACCAGGACCGGACCGCCCTGGCCGCCGCACTGCGCCCGGCCCTGGCCGACCGCCACTGGGCACGCGAAGACGCCGGCCACGCCGACCCCGCCCACCTCTCGGCCCCCGAACTCCTCGCCGCCGCCGTCCTCGGCCGCCTCGACCCCGCCGACCTCTCACCCCGGCGCCCCATCAACGGCAGGGGCTTCGGACAGCACTGCATCCACGACGCCCTCCAGCGCGTCACCACCGCCCGGGCCCGCGAAGCCGCCCTGCGCCTGCTCACCGACCCCCTCCCGTTCCTGCTGGCCACCCCCACCTGGGACTGCGGCACCCTCGAACCGCACGACCTCATCACCCGCCTGACCGCCTACGCCCGCCAGGGCGCCGAACCCGCCCCCGCCGACTTCGCCCAGGCCCTGCTGCGCGTACGGCGCGACCCCCAGGCCGCTGCCGCGGCCGACGCCCTCGCCACCCCCGAGGGGCGGCGCCTGGCCGCCTGGCTCACCGCCGACGGCGAACCGGCACCCCACACCCGCCACGTCAGCGATCGGGACCGCGGCCCGCGCACCTGGTGGGGCGCCGAACGGCTGACCGTGCGCCGCATCGTGCTGGAGGTCCCCGAACACCCCGTCATCCAGAAGGAGTTCCCGCCCGTCTTCCACCCGCTCGGCCGCCCCCGCACCGGCAGCCCGCACTGCTGGCACTGGCGCGGCCAGGAGCTCGCACACCTCGCGGTCCTGCCGCAGGACCGCGAGACGCAGGCCGTGTGGCTGCTGCCCGACCTGACCGAATGCGCCATCGACGAGGACCGCGGTGCGGGCGAAGTCCTCTCCCGGCTCGCCGAACTGGGCGGCCCCGCCGGCCCCGCACTGCACCTCGCCGTGGCCACCGGACTCGGAGCCCGCCACGCCGAGGACCGCCTCGCCGCGGTCGACGCACTCCTCGTCCTGGCCGCACGCCGGGAACTGGACACCGCCCTCCTCGGGCGCGACCTGGCCGAACTCCTGAGCCTGGGCACCGTCAAACCCAACCGGCTGGCCGACGCCGCCCGCACGGCCGCGGCCACCGGAGCGTACGCGACGACCTGGGCGTTCCTGGCCGGAGCCCTGCCCGCCGTCCTCACCGACGGCCCGGCCCGCGGCGCGGGCGAACTCCTCGCCGTGGCCGCCGACTGCGCGGAGCACTGCCGCCCCGGCGGCCCGCCGCCCGAGGGCCTGGCCCCGGCCGCCGCCCGCAAGGGCACCTCCCAACTGGCCACCCAGGCCCGCCGCCTGCACACCGCCCTGACCACCACCGCCGGATAG
- a CDS encoding MerR family transcriptional regulator: MEEEALLSIGAFARRARLSHKALRLYDRHGLLPPDHVDAVTGYRYYREGRLAAARLIVRLRGLDMPLADVGAVLAAPAPEAARLVAEYWDGVERRHAAQRELAAHLRIHLLGDEGSTDMYEIQEREVPQQLVLTEQRHITPEELPDWIPAALGRLAPVAEAHGGFFGDPFVVYHGEVNEDSDGPVELCVPVDPARAGRLPAASRTEPAHTQAYTRLTKAQTAYPQILSAYDAVYAWAQREARTTTAAPREVYFVDWSEIGPADPACDIAVPLAD; encoded by the coding sequence ATGGAGGAAGAAGCACTGCTCAGCATCGGCGCGTTCGCCCGCCGGGCACGGCTGTCGCACAAGGCCCTGCGCCTCTACGACCGCCACGGCCTGCTGCCGCCCGACCACGTCGACGCCGTCACCGGCTACCGGTACTACCGGGAGGGCCGGCTCGCCGCCGCCCGGCTGATCGTGCGGCTGCGCGGGCTGGACATGCCGCTGGCCGACGTCGGCGCGGTCCTGGCCGCCCCCGCCCCGGAGGCGGCCCGGCTGGTGGCCGAGTACTGGGACGGCGTCGAGCGCCGCCACGCGGCGCAGCGCGAGCTGGCGGCGCACCTCCGTATCCACCTGCTCGGAGACGAAGGGAGTACGGACATGTACGAGATCCAGGAGCGCGAGGTGCCGCAGCAGCTGGTCCTCACGGAACAGCGGCACATCACCCCGGAGGAGCTGCCCGACTGGATACCGGCCGCCCTGGGCCGGCTGGCCCCGGTGGCAGAGGCGCACGGGGGCTTCTTCGGTGACCCGTTCGTCGTCTACCACGGGGAGGTCAACGAGGACAGCGACGGCCCCGTGGAGCTCTGCGTCCCGGTGGACCCGGCCCGCGCCGGCCGGCTCCCGGCGGCCTCCCGCACCGAACCGGCCCACACACAGGCCTACACCCGCCTCACCAAGGCGCAGACGGCCTACCCGCAGATCCTCTCCGCCTACGACGCGGTCTACGCGTGGGCGCAGCGCGAGGCCCGCACCACGACGGCGGCGCCCCGCGAGGTCTACTTCGTGGACTGGTCCGAGATCGGCCCGGCCGACCCGGCCTGCGACATCGCCGTCCCCCTGGCCGACTGA
- the puuE gene encoding allantoinase PuuE, protein MSEQQRDLAGYGAEPPRAAWPGGARVAVSLVLNYEEGGEQNVLEGDRASEGYLHEIVGAPPVTGGRDLNVESMFAYGSRAGFWRIHRTLAAHGAPLTVHAVGQALERNPDAARAMGAAGWEVAGHGWRWIDYRHVPEDVERADIARTAAVIGRLAGRRPVGWYTGRTSANTRRLVAGEGGFLYDSDDYSDDLPFYVEAGGRPHLVVPYSLDANDFKFLIVHGFTTAEDMLAYLVDTFETLRAEGADRPRMMSVGLHCRIIGRPGRIRALDGFLKHVAQRGGAWVATREEIARHWLATHPPAG, encoded by the coding sequence GTGTCCGAGCAGCAGCGTGATCTCGCCGGGTACGGCGCCGAGCCGCCGCGTGCGGCGTGGCCCGGGGGTGCCCGCGTCGCCGTCAGCCTCGTGCTGAACTACGAGGAGGGCGGGGAGCAGAACGTCCTGGAGGGCGACCGCGCCTCGGAGGGGTACCTCCACGAGATCGTGGGTGCGCCGCCCGTGACGGGCGGGCGCGACCTGAACGTGGAGTCGATGTTCGCCTACGGCTCGCGCGCCGGTTTCTGGCGCATCCACCGCACGCTGGCGGCGCACGGTGCGCCGCTGACCGTCCACGCCGTGGGGCAGGCCCTGGAGCGCAACCCCGACGCGGCGCGCGCGATGGGCGCAGCCGGCTGGGAGGTGGCGGGCCACGGGTGGCGGTGGATCGACTACCGGCACGTGCCCGAGGACGTCGAGCGGGCCGACATCGCGCGCACGGCCGCGGTGATCGGGCGGCTCGCCGGGCGCCGGCCGGTGGGCTGGTACACCGGCCGGACCAGCGCGAACACCAGGCGGCTGGTCGCCGGGGAGGGCGGTTTCCTCTACGACAGCGACGACTACTCCGACGACCTGCCGTTCTACGTCGAGGCGGGCGGCCGCCCGCACCTGGTGGTGCCGTACAGCCTCGACGCGAACGACTTCAAGTTCCTGATCGTCCACGGTTTCACGACCGCCGAGGACATGCTCGCCTACCTCGTCGACACCTTCGAGACGCTCCGCGCAGAGGGCGCGGACCGGCCGCGCATGATGAGCGTCGGCCTGCACTGCCGGATCATCGGGCGGCCCGGGCGGATCCGCGCGCTCGACGGGTTCTTGAAGCACGTCGCGCAGCGGGGCGGGGCGTGGGTCGCCACGCGGGAGGAGATCGCACGGCACTGGCTGGCCACGCACCCGCCCGCAGGCTGA
- a CDS encoding aggregation-promoting factor C-terminal-like domain-containing protein — MSNSVIRRIAASKKALAGTVVALGVAGSMLATVPAQAAPTSAKAIAQQMIKDPAQFAAFNNIVSRESGWNHTATNASSGAYGLVQALPASKMSSAGADWKTNPATQIKWGLDYMNERYGSPVGAWNFWQTHHWY, encoded by the coding sequence GTGTCCAACTCCGTCATCCGCCGCATCGCCGCCTCCAAGAAGGCCCTCGCGGGCACCGTCGTCGCCCTCGGTGTCGCCGGCTCCATGCTCGCCACGGTTCCCGCCCAGGCGGCCCCGACGAGCGCCAAGGCGATCGCCCAGCAGATGATCAAGGACCCGGCGCAGTTCGCGGCCTTCAACAACATCGTTTCCCGCGAGAGCGGCTGGAACCACACCGCCACGAACGCCTCCTCCGGCGCGTACGGCCTGGTCCAGGCCCTGCCGGCCTCGAAGATGTCCTCCGCGGGCGCCGACTGGAAGACCAACCCGGCCACCCAGATCAAGTGGGGCCTGGACTACATGAACGAGCGCTACGGCAGCCCCGTCGGCGCCTGGAACTTCTGGCAGACCCACCACTGGTACTAA
- a CDS encoding SpoIIE family protein phosphatase has translation MGELAAKAQEAQGEELFATAVLIEYDSLAHRVPVTDHGHVEPVLISRGEVRVLSGLPALPLGLGGLAETGTAAVWRHRFARGDILLLVTGGLVEPRDTDGDFYPLVNRLRHRFADRPAPGPADVINFLDTDLPRHTRLHDDVAMMGGGGHRNGGRRIPGGEQWSRSHSTVRSA, from the coding sequence CTGGGCGAGCTGGCCGCAAAGGCGCAGGAGGCCCAGGGCGAGGAGCTGTTCGCGACCGCCGTGCTCATCGAGTACGACAGCCTGGCGCACCGGGTGCCGGTGACCGACCACGGGCACGTCGAGCCGGTCCTCATCTCCCGCGGCGAGGTACGGGTCCTGAGCGGCCTGCCGGCGCTGCCGCTGGGCCTGGGCGGCCTGGCCGAGACCGGCACGGCTGCGGTGTGGCGCCACCGGTTCGCCCGGGGCGACATCCTGCTGCTGGTCACTGGCGGGCTGGTGGAGCCCCGCGACACCGACGGCGACTTCTACCCGCTGGTGAACCGCCTGCGCCACCGGTTCGCGGACCGCCCCGCCCCCGGACCCGCCGACGTCATCAACTTCCTCGACACCGACCTCCCCCGCCACACCCGCCTCCACGACGATGTCGCGATGATGGGCGGCGGCGGGCACCGCAACGGTGGCCGGCGGATCCCCGGGGGTGAGCAGTGGTCGAGGTCGCACAGCACGGTGCGTTCGGCGTGA
- a CDS encoding DUF4344 domain-containing metallopeptidase: MPNTAGCSKRTRVVVLTGVLALAGVVVTGCGGGARDGGQVPGAGPHPQAARSGRVSVVYETGTVAPQDRQVVALIRKSGVLERSADWVNRTLALPHDLVVKVTADVPRGVTDAVTQPDGRTIFVPPPFLAEIEKAFADVVKTVERPVPLTASQYNTDDLTVLSTEFIFGHEMGHALQRQLLLANLGLEEDAADGFASFYTVNEVGPGPSLAAAVLFDEIARKEGRPTLEGMSSDHPVTQQRAYNFLCYLYGSDPKKYQRSLVDSGYLPKTRAPLCPQAWAMLDYGWWTQLQPHFSPAFKARGDGEQKKAHARLVAETQALAERIDEIRSSQ; this comes from the coding sequence ATGCCGAACACCGCCGGTTGCTCGAAGAGGACGCGCGTCGTGGTGCTGACGGGCGTGCTGGCCCTTGCCGGGGTCGTCGTGACGGGGTGCGGCGGCGGGGCGCGCGACGGCGGGCAGGTGCCCGGGGCGGGGCCGCACCCGCAGGCGGCGCGCTCGGGCCGGGTCAGCGTCGTCTACGAGACCGGTACGGTCGCACCGCAGGACCGGCAGGTCGTGGCGCTGATCCGGAAGTCCGGGGTGCTGGAGCGGTCGGCCGACTGGGTGAACAGGACGCTCGCCCTCCCGCACGACCTGGTCGTGAAGGTCACCGCCGACGTGCCGCGCGGCGTCACCGACGCCGTCACCCAGCCCGACGGCAGGACGATCTTCGTCCCGCCGCCGTTCCTGGCCGAGATCGAGAAGGCCTTCGCCGATGTCGTGAAGACCGTCGAGCGGCCCGTGCCGTTGACGGCGTCGCAGTACAACACCGACGACCTGACCGTGCTGTCGACGGAGTTCATCTTCGGCCACGAGATGGGCCATGCGCTGCAGCGCCAGTTGCTGCTGGCCAACCTCGGCCTCGAAGAGGACGCCGCCGACGGCTTCGCGTCCTTCTACACCGTCAACGAGGTCGGGCCGGGGCCGTCGCTGGCCGCCGCGGTCCTCTTCGACGAGATCGCCCGCAAGGAGGGCCGGCCGACCCTGGAGGGCATGTCGAGCGACCACCCGGTCACCCAGCAGCGGGCCTACAACTTCCTGTGCTACCTGTACGGCAGCGACCCGAAGAAGTACCAGCGGTCCCTGGTCGACAGCGGCTATCTCCCGAAGACCCGCGCCCCCTTGTGCCCGCAGGCGTGGGCGATGCTGGACTACGGCTGGTGGACCCAGCTCCAGCCGCACTTCAGCCCGGCGTTCAAGGCCCGGGGTGACGGGGAGCAGAAGAAGGCGCATGCGCGGCTGGTGGCGGAGACGCAGGCCCTGGCGGAGCGGATCGACGAGATCCGCAGCAGCCAATGA
- a CDS encoding sialidase family protein, with protein sequence MRAFPPLAAAAAAALLLATVTAATPATADRNPGPGAAPDGAPLVRVSHGDPYADCTIGARSPDSVVYPGTEVEPYLSVDPNHPERVVTVYQQDRWNDGGARGLVASWTTDGRTFHRSTLPFSLCAPGGADYERATDPWVSTGPDGTVYASGEGVDFTRSTRSALLAATSRDGGRTWHHLTTTHVDEQPFFNDKPSLTADPIRKGTAYQVWNRLDNDPPGPSSLDGPGYISLTRDGGRTWSKARPFVDTAAVPNTQTIGHVIVVDPRTGTLYDFFDRITYSDDLSTVTEAHYAMVTSTDAGRTWSAPTTVARDTSVPEVHPNDPAKALRAASTLPSPAVDPKTGTLYMAYEGSDFSGGDFDSVQLVRSTDGGRTWGSPELISPPGVPAFSPSIAVDERGTVALTYYDLRFLEPGDTTTLPTAYQLATLPHGDPERQSERQVSRVFDWLQAPFAGGYFLGDYQGLAADGKGVRAVLTETHSDAPRNRTDVYTATLRTH encoded by the coding sequence ATGCGCGCCTTCCCGCCCCTGGCCGCTGCCGCCGCTGCTGCGCTCCTGCTCGCCACGGTCACCGCCGCGACCCCCGCGACCGCAGACCGCAACCCCGGCCCCGGCGCCGCCCCGGACGGCGCACCCCTGGTCAGGGTGTCCCACGGCGACCCGTACGCGGACTGCACCATCGGCGCCAGGTCCCCCGACAGCGTCGTCTACCCGGGCACCGAGGTCGAGCCGTACCTGTCCGTCGACCCGAACCACCCCGAGCGCGTGGTCACCGTGTACCAGCAGGACCGCTGGAACGACGGCGGCGCCCGCGGCCTGGTCGCCTCCTGGACCACGGACGGCCGCACCTTCCACCGCAGCACGCTGCCGTTCAGCCTCTGCGCCCCGGGCGGCGCCGACTACGAACGGGCCACCGACCCCTGGGTGAGCACCGGCCCCGACGGAACCGTCTACGCCAGTGGGGAAGGCGTCGACTTCACCCGGAGCACCCGCAGCGCCCTCCTGGCCGCCACCTCCCGCGACGGCGGCCGCACCTGGCACCACCTCACCACCACGCACGTCGACGAGCAGCCGTTCTTCAACGACAAGCCCTCCCTCACCGCCGACCCGATCCGCAAGGGCACCGCCTACCAGGTCTGGAACCGCCTGGACAACGACCCGCCCGGCCCGAGCTCCCTCGACGGCCCCGGCTACATCTCCCTCACCCGCGACGGCGGCCGCACCTGGAGCAAGGCCCGGCCGTTCGTCGACACCGCCGCCGTGCCCAATACCCAGACCATCGGCCACGTGATCGTCGTCGACCCCCGCACCGGCACCCTGTACGACTTCTTCGACCGGATCACCTACTCCGACGACCTGAGCACCGTCACCGAAGCCCACTACGCGATGGTCACCTCGACCGACGCCGGCCGGACCTGGAGCGCCCCGACCACCGTCGCCCGGGACACCTCCGTACCGGAGGTCCACCCCAACGACCCCGCCAAGGCACTGCGCGCCGCATCCACCCTGCCCAGCCCGGCCGTCGACCCGAAGACCGGAACCCTGTACATGGCCTACGAAGGCTCGGACTTCTCCGGCGGCGACTTCGACTCCGTCCAGCTCGTGCGCTCCACCGACGGCGGACGCACCTGGGGGAGCCCCGAGCTGATCAGCCCCCCGGGCGTGCCGGCCTTCTCCCCGTCGATCGCGGTCGACGAACGGGGCACCGTCGCACTCACCTACTACGACCTGCGCTTCCTGGAGCCCGGCGACACCACCACCCTGCCCACCGCCTACCAGCTGGCCACGCTGCCGCACGGCGACCCGGAGCGGCAGAGCGAACGACAGGTCTCGCGGGTCTTCGACTGGCTGCAGGCGCCGTTCGCCGGGGGCTACTTCCTCGGCGACTACCAGGGCCTGGCAGCGGACGGCAAGGGAGTGCGGGCGGTCCTGACCGAGACCCACTCCGACGCGCCCCGCAACCGTACGGACGTGTACACCGCCACCCTCCGCACCCACTGA